The Thermobispora bispora DSM 43833 genome window below encodes:
- the ruvA gene encoding Holliday junction branch migration protein RuvA — protein MIASVAGKVAAIGPETAVIEVGGFGVLVHCTPATLAGLRVGEPARLATALVVREDSLTLYGFASDDERAIFESLLTVNGVGPRLALAMLAVHSPNALRTAVASGDVKALTMVPGIGPKSAQRIMLELRDRLGPARATAAGMPDGRGGPSPWREQVHAGLVGLGYSARDADEAIAAIAHEAEAAEAAGREPEIAALLKSALRVLSVR, from the coding sequence GTGATCGCATCCGTGGCGGGGAAGGTGGCGGCCATCGGCCCCGAGACCGCGGTCATCGAGGTGGGCGGGTTCGGCGTCCTGGTCCACTGCACCCCCGCGACGCTGGCCGGGCTGCGCGTCGGCGAGCCCGCCCGGCTCGCCACGGCGCTCGTCGTCCGGGAGGACTCCCTCACCCTGTACGGCTTCGCCTCCGACGACGAGCGCGCGATCTTCGAGAGCCTGCTCACGGTGAACGGCGTCGGGCCGCGCCTCGCGCTCGCCATGCTCGCCGTGCACTCGCCGAACGCGCTGCGGACGGCGGTGGCGAGCGGGGACGTCAAGGCGCTCACCATGGTCCCGGGCATCGGGCCGAAGAGCGCCCAGCGGATCATGCTGGAGCTGCGGGACCGGCTCGGCCCGGCGCGGGCCACCGCCGCCGGGATGCCCGACGGCCGGGGCGGACCGTCCCCCTGGCGGGAGCAGGTGCACGCCGGCCTGGTCGGCCTCGGATACTCGGCCCGGGACGCGGATGAGGCGATCGCCGCGATCGCCCACGAGGCCGAGGCCGCGGAGGCGGCCGGGCGCGAGCCCGAGATCGCCGCCCTGCTGAAGTCCGCGCTGCGGGTGCTGAGCGTCCGATGA
- the yajC gene encoding preprotein translocase subunit YajC: MGNNPLGTFLPLILLLLIFYFLLLRPQRKRQQELIQMQNSLTPGMRVMTSTGLFATVVALRGDDVILEVAPGVETRWVKAAIARIVPPEEGEAQPGPAGGTGDAQEDKPGSES; this comes from the coding sequence GTGGGTAACAACCCCCTTGGGACTTTTCTGCCGCTCATCCTCCTGCTGCTGATCTTCTACTTCCTGCTGCTCAGGCCGCAGCGCAAGCGCCAGCAGGAGCTCATCCAGATGCAGAACTCGCTCACCCCCGGGATGCGGGTGATGACGAGCACCGGCCTCTTCGCCACCGTCGTGGCGCTCCGCGGCGACGACGTCATCCTCGAGGTCGCGCCGGGCGTGGAGACGCGCTGGGTCAAGGCGGCCATCGCCCGCATCGTCCCGCCGGAGGAGGGCGAGGCCCAGCCGGGCCCGGCCGGCGGCACGGGAGACGCCCAGGAGGACAAGCCGGGGAGCGAGTCCTGA
- the ruvB gene encoding Holliday junction branch migration DNA helicase RuvB, which produces MSVERDLVSPEPVGDEPVIEATLRPKRLSEFIGQQRVREQLSLVLESARRRRRPPDHVLMSGGPGLGKTTLALIIAAELGAPIRMTSGPALERAGDLAAILSTLTEGEVLFIDEIHRMARPAEEMLYLAMEDFRIDVVVGKGPGATSIPLEIAPFTLVGATTRAGLLPAPLRDRFGFTAHMDFYEVAELEQVLHRSARLLGADLREDGAHEIAKRSRGTPRIANRLLRRVRDYAEVRAQGVITREVAAAALDLYEVDAEGLDRLDRAVLEALLRKFGGGPVGLSTLAVAVGEEPETVEIVAEPFLVRQGLLARTPRGRVATALAWKHFGLTPPPGAYGAEAGPGLFDDQ; this is translated from the coding sequence GTGAGCGTTGAGCGGGATCTGGTGTCGCCCGAGCCGGTCGGCGACGAGCCGGTGATCGAGGCGACGCTGCGTCCCAAGCGGCTGAGCGAGTTCATCGGGCAGCAGCGGGTACGCGAGCAGCTCTCGCTGGTCCTGGAGAGCGCGCGGCGCCGGCGGCGCCCGCCGGACCACGTGCTGATGAGCGGCGGCCCCGGCCTCGGCAAGACCACCCTGGCGTTGATCATCGCGGCGGAGCTCGGGGCGCCGATCCGGATGACCTCGGGCCCGGCCCTGGAGCGGGCCGGCGACCTCGCGGCGATCCTGTCCACGCTCACCGAGGGCGAGGTCCTCTTCATCGACGAGATCCACCGCATGGCCCGGCCGGCCGAGGAGATGCTCTACCTGGCCATGGAGGACTTCCGGATCGACGTCGTGGTCGGCAAGGGGCCGGGGGCGACGTCGATCCCGCTGGAGATCGCGCCGTTCACCCTGGTCGGCGCGACCACCCGGGCCGGGCTGCTCCCGGCGCCGCTGCGCGACCGGTTCGGCTTCACCGCGCACATGGACTTCTACGAGGTCGCCGAGCTGGAGCAGGTGCTCCACCGCTCGGCGCGGCTGCTCGGCGCCGACCTGCGCGAGGACGGCGCCCACGAGATCGCCAAGCGGTCGCGCGGCACCCCCCGGATCGCCAACCGGCTGCTGCGGCGGGTGCGCGACTACGCCGAGGTGCGGGCCCAGGGGGTGATCACCCGGGAGGTGGCCGCGGCCGCGCTCGACCTCTACGAGGTGGACGCCGAGGGCCTGGACCGGCTCGACCGGGCGGTGCTGGAGGCGCTGCTGCGCAAGTTCGGCGGCGGGCCGGTCGGGCTGTCCACGCTCGCGGTCGCCGTGGGGGAGGAGCCCGAGACCGTGGAGATCGTGGCCGAGCCGTTCCTGGTGCGGCAGGGGCTGCTCGCCCGCACCCCCCGCGGCCGGGTGGCGACCGCCCTCGCCTGGAAGCACTTCGGCCTCACCCCGCCGCCCGGCGCGTACGGCGCGGAGGCGGGGCCTGGCCTGTTCGACGATCAGTGA